One window from the genome of Spiractinospora alimapuensis encodes:
- a CDS encoding PPOX class F420-dependent oxidoreductase — MNSVRTLVGTRARRPNGSDRTMAFTEEEIAYLQSSGLGRLATVDGDGQPDVVPVAVEFDGLHFWVGGAGQSVTDTRKFRNVASGQRQVALVIDDIVSYDPFVARGVRVYGIAEQPFERTGMIGPGTFMRITPRVSWSWNLAGEPAADTWYETRRTVHSHARGDAP; from the coding sequence ATGAACAGTGTGCGCACCTTGGTCGGGACAAGGGCCCGGCGCCCCAACGGATCGGACCGCACCATGGCCTTCACCGAGGAAGAGATCGCCTACCTCCAATCCAGCGGTCTCGGCCGGCTGGCGACCGTGGACGGCGACGGCCAACCGGACGTCGTGCCCGTCGCCGTGGAGTTCGACGGCCTGCACTTCTGGGTCGGTGGTGCCGGCCAGTCGGTGACCGACACCCGCAAGTTCCGCAACGTCGCCAGCGGCCAGCGGCAGGTGGCGCTGGTGATCGACGACATCGTCTCCTACGACCCGTTCGTCGCGCGGGGCGTGCGCGTGTACGGGATCGCGGAGCAACCCTTCGAACGGACCGGGATGATCGGGCCCGGCACGTTCATGCGGATCACCCCGCGGGTGTCCTGGAGCTGGAACCTGGCCGGTGAACCCGCGGCCGACACGTGGTACGAGACCCGGAGGACCGTCCATTCGCACGCCCGGGGCGACGCTCCCTAG
- a CDS encoding GNAT family N-acetyltransferase, with translation MAEHPSTERMRLRPITTDDVDNLVELDSDPEVMRYLSGGEATPRETVVDRNLPRLTRHYPGIGTFGYWAAETREDGEFLGWFEYRPLDVDSAEVVELGYRLRRAAWGRGLATEGARALIHWGFRELDVQRVTANTMAVNAASRRVMEKAGLIYLRGYFEHSPDGIPGAEFGEVEYVLDRADWVARPPR, from the coding sequence ATGGCTGAGCACCCATCGACCGAGCGCATGCGCCTGCGGCCCATCACCACCGACGACGTGGACAACCTGGTCGAGTTGGACAGCGACCCCGAGGTGATGCGTTACCTCTCCGGCGGCGAGGCGACGCCGCGCGAGACGGTCGTGGATCGGAACCTCCCGCGGCTTACGCGGCACTATCCGGGGATCGGGACCTTTGGATACTGGGCCGCCGAAACCCGAGAGGACGGGGAGTTCCTCGGCTGGTTCGAGTACCGACCACTCGACGTTGACAGCGCCGAGGTGGTGGAGCTGGGGTATCGCTTGCGCCGCGCCGCGTGGGGCCGTGGCCTCGCCACCGAGGGCGCGCGAGCGTTGATCCACTGGGGGTTCCGGGAACTGGACGTCCAGCGGGTCACCGCCAACACCATGGCCGTCAACGCCGCGTCGCGTCGGGTGATGGAGAAGGCGGGACTCATCTACCTGCGCGGCTACTTCGAGCACTCACCGGACGGCATCCCCGGCGCCGAGTTCGGAGAGGTCGAGTACGTCCTGGACCGCGCGGACTGGGTCGCGCGGCCACCACGCTAG
- a CDS encoding aldo/keto reductase → MASGRTITIGGDITVPVVGQGTWRMGEDADDVPAEVRALRAGLDLGLTLIDTAEMYGEGGAERVVGEAVAGRRDDAVIVSKVYPHNAGQRSARRSCENSLRRLGTDHLDLYLLHWRGNIPLAETVEVMEDLLAEGKIRNWGVSNLDVDDMDELWSLPDGTRCATDQVLYHAASRGAELRLLPWCRAHDVPVMAYSPIAQAGRLRGDLLASPVINEIASGRGLTPAQVALAWVIRDSGVLAIPKAVQPEHVQQNAATLDVRLSDAEIAAIDDAFPPPNPDEPLDIV, encoded by the coding sequence GTGGCATCCGGCAGAACCATCACCATTGGCGGGGACATCACCGTACCCGTGGTCGGGCAAGGAACCTGGAGGATGGGCGAGGACGCGGACGACGTCCCCGCCGAGGTGCGGGCGCTGCGCGCCGGCCTGGACCTCGGACTCACCTTGATCGACACCGCCGAGATGTACGGCGAGGGCGGAGCGGAGCGTGTCGTCGGCGAGGCGGTCGCGGGGCGTCGGGACGACGCGGTGATCGTGTCCAAGGTCTACCCCCACAACGCCGGCCAGCGCTCGGCGCGGCGATCCTGTGAGAACAGCCTGCGCCGGCTCGGCACCGACCACCTGGACCTCTATCTGCTGCACTGGCGCGGCAACATCCCCCTGGCCGAGACCGTGGAGGTGATGGAGGACCTCCTCGCCGAGGGCAAGATCCGCAACTGGGGCGTCTCCAACCTCGACGTCGACGACATGGACGAGCTCTGGTCCCTCCCGGACGGGACGCGGTGTGCCACCGACCAGGTGCTGTACCACGCCGCGTCCCGGGGCGCCGAACTCCGGCTGTTGCCATGGTGCCGTGCCCACGACGTCCCCGTGATGGCCTACAGCCCGATCGCGCAGGCCGGACGCCTTCGGGGCGATCTGCTCGCCAGTCCGGTGATCAACGAAATCGCCTCGGGCCGGGGGCTCACCCCCGCGCAGGTCGCTCTGGCGTGGGTGATCCGCGACAGCGGCGTCCTGGCCATCCCCAAGGCGGTCCAGCCGGAGCACGTCCAGCAGAACGCGGCCACGCTCGACGTCCGACTCAGCGACGCCGAGATCGCCGCGATCGACGACGCCTTCCCGCCGCCGAACCCGGACGAACCACTGGACATCGTCTGA
- a CDS encoding VOC family protein translates to MAHEFQIVVDSGEPIALARFWASTLGYVMEDNSDLVQRMLDIGAAGEDDYTVVDGRKAWRLLSAIRHPDDPVEPSTGAGLGRRILFQHVPESKTVKNRMHLDMRVGPERRSEEVARLVALGATEVRTVEEHGSRFVSMRDPEGNEFDVQ, encoded by the coding sequence GTGGCACACGAGTTCCAGATCGTGGTCGACAGTGGGGAGCCCATCGCGCTCGCGCGCTTCTGGGCGTCGACGCTGGGGTACGTGATGGAGGACAACAGCGACCTCGTGCAGCGGATGCTCGACATCGGGGCGGCGGGGGAGGACGACTACACGGTCGTGGACGGCCGCAAGGCCTGGAGGCTGCTGTCCGCGATCCGCCATCCCGACGACCCCGTGGAGCCGAGCACGGGCGCGGGACTGGGGCGACGGATCCTGTTCCAGCACGTCCCCGAGTCCAAGACGGTCAAGAACCGGATGCACCTCGATATGCGGGTGGGACCAGAGCGTCGCTCGGAAGAGGTCGCGCGTCTGGTCGCCCTCGGGGCGACGGAGGTACGGACCGTCGAGGAACACGGCAGCCGCTTCGTCTCCATGCGCGACCCGGAGGGCAACGAGTTCGACGTCCAGTAG
- a CDS encoding CGNR zinc finger domain-containing protein, with translation MIDDATGIVMRPPDGAVYRFDPGALSLELLTTGGPDELSVFETLHAPEDWLRWLSVCRLRLRDDEVDISATDISAIRGVRDAVLRLARASTRGAALSEPDLDTLNLAAAHSPMIPTLARDGTQRWRTPVSSAQALSTVARDAVTLMSGPYAERIRECAATDCALVFVDTSRPGKRRWCSMERCGNRSKIRALRARRTETP, from the coding sequence ATGATCGACGACGCAACCGGCATCGTGATGCGGCCACCCGACGGAGCCGTGTACCGGTTCGATCCAGGGGCGCTGAGTCTCGAACTGCTCACCACGGGAGGGCCGGACGAGCTCTCGGTGTTCGAGACCCTGCACGCCCCGGAGGACTGGCTGCGCTGGCTGTCGGTCTGTCGGCTCCGGCTCCGTGACGACGAGGTGGACATCAGCGCCACCGACATCTCCGCGATTCGCGGTGTTCGTGACGCCGTGCTGCGGCTGGCGCGCGCCTCGACGCGCGGAGCCGCGCTTTCCGAGCCCGACCTCGACACCCTGAACCTGGCGGCCGCTCACTCTCCGATGATTCCCACCCTCGCCCGTGACGGCACACAGCGATGGCGCACACCGGTGTCGAGCGCCCAGGCACTGTCCACCGTCGCGCGGGACGCCGTGACGCTGATGAGCGGGCCTTACGCGGAACGCATCCGCGAGTGCGCCGCCACGGACTGCGCCCTGGTCTTCGTCGACACCTCACGCCCGGGCAAACGCCGGTGGTGCTCGATGGAACGGTGCGGAAACCGCAGCAAGATCCGCGCGCTACGCGCCCGACGAACGGAGACACCGTGA
- a CDS encoding SRPBCC family protein — MNTPVGLTHGAGFEIGVSRTFTLPADVVWRFVTSSEGLALWLGDVREIEPRRGAPYRTAQGVTGELRGYEEGRRVRLTHHPEDGRETTVQLTVTERNGRAVLGFHQERLGSAEERAHQRDHWRSVMADIVAALEPRASA; from the coding sequence ATGAACACACCAGTGGGGCTTACCCACGGAGCCGGGTTCGAGATCGGCGTGTCGCGGACATTCACGCTGCCCGCGGATGTCGTGTGGCGGTTCGTCACGAGCTCGGAAGGGCTCGCCCTGTGGCTCGGTGACGTACGTGAGATCGAGCCACGACGGGGCGCCCCCTACCGGACGGCCCAGGGGGTCACCGGGGAGCTCCGGGGATACGAGGAGGGTCGCCGCGTCCGGTTGACCCACCACCCCGAGGACGGCCGGGAGACCACCGTGCAGCTCACCGTCACCGAGCGGAACGGTCGGGCCGTGCTCGGGTTCCACCAGGAACGGTTGGGCTCGGCCGAGGAGCGCGCGCACCAACGGGACCACTGGCGGTCGGTCATGGCGGACATCGTCGCCGCGCTGGAGCCGAGGGCCTCCGCCTGA
- a CDS encoding tetratricopeptide repeat protein, whose amino-acid sequence MTPSPPAGASPEWETRVAAVWASADDTDAATLRERIQGLAAELPEGSAIADFERGSVADTTGDPERAARFYRQALAAGLTGVRRRRATIQLTSTLRNLGRYTEALELLEGEQGRESDELDDAVAAFLALVLVDLGREGEATGIALTALARHLPRYTRSVTAYATALRPADIS is encoded by the coding sequence ATGACACCGTCACCGCCCGCTGGCGCGAGCCCGGAGTGGGAAACGCGCGTCGCGGCCGTCTGGGCGAGCGCGGACGACACCGACGCCGCGACGCTGCGGGAGCGGATCCAGGGTCTCGCCGCCGAGCTTCCCGAGGGCTCGGCGATCGCCGACTTCGAGCGCGGCAGTGTCGCCGACACCACGGGCGACCCGGAGCGGGCGGCACGCTTCTACCGGCAGGCACTCGCCGCGGGGCTCACCGGGGTCCGTCGGCGCCGTGCCACGATCCAGCTCACCAGCACGCTGCGCAACCTGGGACGCTACACGGAAGCCCTCGAACTCCTTGAGGGCGAACAGGGGCGTGAGAGCGACGAGCTGGACGACGCGGTGGCGGCGTTTCTCGCGCTCGTCCTCGTCGACCTCGGCCGCGAGGGTGAGGCCACGGGGATCGCGCTCACCGCTCTCGCTCGGCACCTTCCCCGCTACACGCGTTCGGTCACGGCATACGCCACCGCGCTCCGACCCGCCGACATCTCCTGA
- a CDS encoding LysE family translocator, with protein MLPLLASFAAACALLAISPGPSAAVILRQTIRAGRRSAIATVLGNETGVLFWGVGAALGLSALVAASPVAYEVMRYVGATVLIGLGLQSLRAAWRSRRSGRAHEPEDTAATASWWSSYRIGLAAIIANPKAAVFAVSFLPQFVPADAPALPMLLLLAVIWTVVDLVWFLAVVWLVARIREWMARAAVRRWMEAVSGTVLIGLGVRVVTTAA; from the coding sequence ATGCTCCCGCTCCTCGCCTCGTTCGCGGCCGCGTGCGCGCTTCTGGCCATCAGTCCGGGCCCCAGCGCGGCGGTGATCCTGCGCCAGACGATCCGGGCCGGTCGCCGGTCCGCGATCGCGACCGTGCTCGGAAACGAGACGGGCGTCCTGTTCTGGGGGGTGGGCGCGGCGCTCGGTCTGTCGGCGCTGGTGGCCGCGTCGCCCGTCGCCTACGAGGTGATGCGCTACGTCGGCGCCACGGTGCTGATCGGCCTGGGCCTGCAGTCGCTGCGCGCCGCGTGGCGCAGTCGCCGCTCGGGACGGGCGCACGAGCCCGAGGACACCGCGGCGACCGCCTCGTGGTGGTCCTCCTACCGGATCGGCCTCGCCGCCATCATCGCCAATCCCAAGGCGGCGGTATTCGCGGTCTCGTTCCTGCCCCAGTTCGTCCCCGCCGACGCCCCCGCCCTGCCGATGCTGCTGCTGTTGGCCGTCATCTGGACCGTGGTGGACCTCGTGTGGTTCCTCGCCGTGGTGTGGCTGGTGGCGCGGATCCGAGAGTGGATGGCCCGCGCGGCCGTACGGCGGTGGATGGAGGCGGTCTCCGGCACCGTCCTCATCGGCCTGGGCGTGCGGGTGGTCACGACAGCGGCCTGA
- a CDS encoding GNAT family N-acetyltransferase, with translation MDFEISTDGARVDRDWLWETLVANAYWSKWRTRSMFDDQLDRAWRVVGAYDASGRMVGFARAESDGVSQAYLADVYVDAAARGNGLGRQLVRVMIDDGPGRDFRWMLHTDDAHGLYAEFGFAPPGPDYLERPTRLPRQRD, from the coding sequence GTGGACTTCGAGATCAGTACCGACGGCGCGCGCGTCGACCGTGACTGGCTGTGGGAGACGTTGGTGGCCAACGCCTACTGGAGCAAGTGGCGCACCCGGAGCATGTTCGACGACCAACTCGACCGGGCCTGGCGAGTCGTCGGCGCCTACGACGCCTCCGGGCGGATGGTGGGGTTCGCGCGCGCCGAGTCCGACGGTGTGTCCCAGGCCTATCTCGCCGACGTCTACGTGGACGCCGCCGCGCGGGGCAACGGACTCGGCCGGCAGCTGGTGCGCGTCATGATCGACGACGGGCCGGGGCGGGACTTTCGCTGGATGCTCCACACCGACGACGCCCACGGACTCTACGCCGAGTTCGGTTTCGCTCCCCCGGGCCCCGACTACTTGGAACGCCCTACGCGGCTCCCGAGGCAGCGTGACTGA
- a CDS encoding endo alpha-1,4 polygalactosaminidase, whose protein sequence is MRASPWLCVISLAVVAGCQAPPLGSGASSSREVAPPPTSGGFDYQLGAAYQPATPVSVVVRDSTAPPLDGAYTVCYVNGFQTQPEDSERWLDRPELLLRDSDGDPVVDPDWPGEYVLDPSTPSRREGILEVVGPVITGCAEDGFDAVEIDNLDTYVRFTDTTRGRVDPRGAVDLATSYVELANEHGLAVGQKNTVELGDAGRDEIGFTFAVVEECAAHDECDRFTEVYGDHVLQVEYTDDLPEPFPQVCSSTTRAPLTILRDRGLTAPDDEEYTWEQCPD, encoded by the coding sequence GTGCGAGCGTCTCCGTGGCTGTGTGTGATCAGCCTGGCCGTCGTGGCCGGGTGCCAGGCACCGCCCCTCGGGTCCGGTGCGTCCTCGAGCCGGGAGGTGGCGCCGCCCCCGACCTCCGGTGGGTTCGACTACCAGCTCGGCGCGGCCTATCAACCCGCGACGCCCGTGAGCGTCGTGGTGCGCGATTCCACCGCACCGCCGTTGGACGGCGCCTACACCGTCTGTTACGTCAACGGCTTCCAGACACAACCCGAGGACTCCGAGCGCTGGCTGGACCGTCCGGAGCTGCTGCTGCGCGACTCCGACGGCGATCCCGTCGTCGACCCGGACTGGCCCGGGGAGTACGTCCTCGACCCCTCCACCCCGTCGCGGCGCGAGGGCATCCTCGAGGTCGTCGGCCCCGTGATCACCGGGTGCGCCGAGGACGGGTTCGACGCGGTGGAGATCGACAACCTCGACACCTACGTCCGGTTCACCGACACCACCCGTGGGCGCGTCGACCCCCGAGGCGCCGTGGACCTGGCCACCTCCTACGTGGAGCTGGCCAACGAGCACGGACTCGCCGTGGGGCAGAAGAACACCGTCGAGCTCGGGGACGCCGGCCGCGACGAGATCGGGTTCACGTTCGCGGTGGTCGAGGAGTGCGCGGCCCACGACGAGTGCGACCGGTTCACCGAGGTGTACGGGGACCACGTGTTGCAGGTGGAGTACACCGACGACCTGCCCGAACCGTTCCCTCAGGTCTGCTCCTCGACGACACGCGCGCCTCTCACCATCCTTCGCGACCGAGGCCTGACCGCCCCCGACGACGAGGAGTACACCTGGGAACAGTGCCCGGACTAG
- a CDS encoding styrene monooxygenase/indole monooxygenase family protein — protein MTARDPDELYDGGAVSAQILFDQRRHAEGEYGLNLWDDEAKPIVDYRFTSSGEMPHFDWTGKLTRPAQSIDERVKMSAWLDLLEHKGGKVLIHGVTGSDLDSLSQMFDLTIIASGHSGLADIFSIDTGRGLARMPPVATAIAYVEEIDGHPDSDGVGIDLVPGLGHLISWPALSVNGPCRLVHITGPADGPLARWPRRTTPDQHYALMLEVMREFIPHQYTAFSKTTLADDGAVAMDRANPLVREPIAHMPSGGLVMGMGDTVAVTSPALQQDANNASMAAEIYLRAILDHEDAPFDAEFMTRTFERFMDYAQHFTGLVAQRMHYPPPYVIELFVAATHSQELADYLVNGMGDPPALAPWFTEETRTRSLIERHQR, from the coding sequence ATGACGGCGCGAGATCCCGACGAACTGTATGACGGTGGGGCTGTTTCGGCGCAGATTCTCTTCGATCAGCGGCGCCACGCGGAGGGGGAGTACGGGCTCAATCTCTGGGACGACGAGGCCAAGCCGATCGTCGACTATCGGTTCACCTCCAGTGGGGAGATGCCGCACTTTGACTGGACCGGAAAGCTCACGCGCCCGGCCCAGTCGATAGACGAACGCGTGAAGATGTCCGCCTGGCTCGACCTGCTGGAACACAAGGGCGGCAAGGTCCTCATCCACGGCGTGACGGGGTCGGACCTCGACTCGCTCTCCCAGATGTTCGACCTGACCATCATCGCCAGCGGCCACAGTGGTCTCGCGGACATCTTCTCCATCGACACCGGACGTGGCCTGGCGAGAATGCCGCCGGTCGCCACCGCGATCGCCTACGTCGAGGAGATCGACGGCCACCCCGACAGTGACGGGGTCGGAATCGACCTGGTCCCGGGCTTGGGACACCTGATCTCCTGGCCCGCGCTGTCGGTCAACGGACCCTGCCGCCTGGTCCATATCACCGGTCCCGCCGACGGTCCGCTCGCCCGCTGGCCCAGGCGGACAACCCCCGACCAGCACTACGCGCTCATGCTCGAGGTGATGCGTGAGTTCATCCCGCACCAGTACACCGCCTTCAGCAAGACCACGCTCGCCGATGACGGCGCCGTGGCGATGGACCGGGCGAACCCGCTGGTGCGGGAACCCATCGCGCACATGCCCAGCGGGGGACTCGTCATGGGCATGGGCGACACGGTCGCGGTGACCTCTCCCGCGCTGCAGCAGGACGCCAACAACGCCAGCATGGCGGCCGAGATCTACCTGCGGGCCATCCTTGACCACGAGGACGCCCCGTTCGACGCCGAGTTCATGACGCGCACCTTCGAACGGTTCATGGACTACGCGCAGCACTTCACCGGGCTCGTCGCCCAACGAATGCACTACCCCCCGCCCTACGTCATCGAGCTGTTCGTGGCCGCCACCCACAGTCAGGAACTCGCCGACTACCTCGTCAACGGCATGGGCGATCCCCCCGCCCTGGCGCCGTGGTTCACCGAGGAGACGAGGACCCGTTCGTTGATCGAGCGGCACCAGAGGTAG
- a CDS encoding GNAT family N-acetyltransferase, which produces MADSRISEIPVGETHRAHRAIRELRPELTDVDAFVTLVDEKLRPGGYHLVGSFDERVSDDAVAVAGFRIIHSLWGRFMYVDDLVTHPDVRGTGQGRALLDWLRAEARAVGCTQFHLDSGTQRHGAHRFYLSHGMAIRAFHFIQDLDS; this is translated from the coding sequence ATGGCTGATTCGAGAATCTCCGAGATCCCTGTCGGCGAGACCCACCGGGCACATCGCGCCATTCGTGAACTCCGGCCAGAACTGACCGACGTGGACGCGTTCGTCACGTTGGTCGACGAGAAGCTCCGTCCCGGCGGCTACCACCTGGTGGGTTCCTTCGACGAGCGCGTCTCGGACGACGCGGTGGCCGTGGCGGGGTTCCGGATCATCCACAGTCTCTGGGGCCGCTTCATGTACGTGGACGACCTCGTCACCCATCCCGACGTCCGCGGGACCGGACAAGGACGCGCCTTGTTGGACTGGCTCCGCGCCGAGGCGCGTGCCGTCGGGTGTACCCAGTTCCACCTCGACTCGGGAACGCAGCGCCACGGCGCGCACCGCTTCTACCTCTCCCACGGGATGGCCATTCGCGCGTTCCACTTCATTCAGGACCTGGACTCCTGA
- a CDS encoding VOC family protein, producing MTPHEPPTNPVAQLRLVVETEDFDAALAFYRDALGLAEKAAFQNEGDARVSILDAGHATLELVNPAQRAFIDQVEVGRPASPTIRVAFQVPDAETATRTLVEAGADLVAPPTVTPWRSRNARLNAPAGLQLTLFEELETEEERIQRMGFGTTEDRTNG from the coding sequence ATGACACCGCACGAGCCCCCCACCAATCCGGTCGCACAACTTCGCCTCGTGGTGGAGACCGAGGATTTCGACGCCGCTCTGGCGTTCTACCGTGACGCCCTCGGTCTCGCGGAGAAGGCCGCGTTCCAGAACGAGGGGGACGCCCGGGTCAGCATTCTGGACGCCGGACACGCCACGCTGGAGCTCGTCAACCCGGCGCAACGGGCGTTCATCGACCAGGTGGAGGTGGGGCGCCCGGCCAGCCCGACGATTCGGGTCGCGTTCCAGGTCCCGGACGCGGAAACCGCGACACGTACGCTGGTCGAGGCCGGCGCCGATCTGGTCGCGCCGCCCACCGTCACGCCGTGGCGGTCGCGTAACGCCCGCCTGAACGCCCCGGCCGGACTTCAGCTCACCCTGTTCGAGGAGCTGGAGACCGAGGAGGAGCGGATCCAACGCATGGGGTTCGGGACGACGGAGGACCGAACGAACGGGTGA
- a CDS encoding purple acid phosphatase family protein, translating to MVRHSTAPGAVRVGGARTRRGHLLVALALVCSTACGPRGPESSGPDVILTPTADPATSQTVSWGTTASSAATLEITPRDAPDQVTRVEGTSAKEESEGPERVRATVTDLEADTQYRYRVESGEDGFDEWRSFTTAASAPEPFTFLYFGDVQTDIPDGAAPVIQAGLEAHPDADLIVHSGDLIDEARDARQWQEWYDAYGADVLAGRNQLPAVGNHEYDDGLSEFWPAQFPAAGNGPDAGADLAETVSYTDYQGVRFVTLNSNYREAPADDETEEWLDTQALWLDSVLEDNPHDWAVVTFHHPLFPNRPDRDNEALRSAWLDTLEDNDVDLVLQGHDHSYGRGNLTDHRTDEDDTQTGPVYVVAVTGPKMYEAGPDLWEANAAEVRGQRTDAQTFQAVAVDGDELEFTATTGAGDPVDTFTISKQGETKRVVDEG from the coding sequence ATGGTTCGGCACAGCACAGCCCCCGGCGCGGTTCGGGTGGGCGGGGCGCGGACGAGGAGGGGACACCTCCTCGTGGCGCTGGCCCTCGTCTGCTCCACCGCGTGTGGTCCCAGGGGCCCGGAGTCGTCAGGGCCGGACGTCATCCTGACGCCCACCGCCGACCCCGCGACATCACAGACCGTGAGCTGGGGGACCACCGCGTCGTCCGCCGCGACGCTGGAGATCACCCCTCGCGACGCCCCGGACCAGGTGACCCGTGTGGAGGGGACGAGCGCCAAGGAAGAGAGCGAAGGTCCGGAGCGGGTGCGGGCGACCGTCACCGACCTCGAGGCCGACACCCAGTACAGGTACCGTGTCGAGTCCGGGGAGGACGGATTCGACGAATGGCGGTCCTTCACCACGGCCGCCAGCGCCCCGGAACCATTCACCTTCCTGTACTTCGGCGACGTGCAGACCGACATCCCCGACGGGGCGGCACCCGTCATCCAGGCCGGACTCGAGGCCCACCCCGACGCCGACCTCATCGTCCACAGTGGTGACCTGATCGACGAGGCACGCGACGCCCGCCAGTGGCAGGAGTGGTACGACGCCTACGGGGCGGACGTCCTGGCGGGACGCAACCAGCTACCCGCGGTGGGCAACCACGAGTACGACGACGGCCTGAGCGAGTTCTGGCCCGCCCAGTTCCCCGCCGCGGGCAACGGCCCCGACGCGGGCGCTGACCTGGCCGAGACGGTGTCCTACACCGACTACCAGGGAGTCCGGTTCGTTACGCTCAACTCCAACTACCGGGAGGCCCCCGCAGACGACGAGACCGAAGAGTGGCTGGACACCCAGGCACTCTGGTTGGACTCCGTCCTGGAGGACAATCCCCACGACTGGGCGGTGGTGACCTTCCACCACCCCCTGTTCCCCAACCGGCCCGACCGGGACAACGAGGCCCTGCGGTCCGCGTGGTTGGACACGCTGGAGGACAACGACGTGGACCTGGTCCTGCAGGGCCACGACCACTCCTACGGCCGGGGCAACCTCACCGACCACCGAACCGACGAGGACGACACCCAGACCGGCCCCGTCTACGTGGTCGCCGTCACCGGACCCAAGATGTACGAGGCGGGCCCGGACCTGTGGGAGGCCAACGCCGCCGAGGTCCGCGGCCAGCGGACCGACGCGCAGACGTTCCAGGCGGTCGCCGTCGACGGCGACGAGCTGGAGTTCACGGCCACGACCGGCGCCGGCGACCCGGTTGACACGTTCACGATCAGCAAGCAGGGGGAGACGAAACGCGTCGTCGACGAAGGGTGA